The Eriocheir sinensis breed Jianghai 21 chromosome 21, ASM2467909v1, whole genome shotgun sequence genome includes the window agagagagagagagagagagagagagagagagagagagagagagagagagagagagagagagagagagagagagagagagagagagagagagagagaatgctatcgCTGTCATTAAAATACTTTCACAAACACATTGATTAAAGTACTCGAACTAGGAAAAAATATTAAGATGCTAGTAGGTTAAAGACATAATCATATACATTCAAAGAACTATCACCTTTTTCTTGTGCCTAAACGTGTTTCATAAAATTTCCTTCATCACCCTCTTATGCACTTTCTCgtttccagtttccttttttaTCCCGGTTTCAAAGGTTGCAAAAGGAGTGACAAAAGCTGACTCACAAGGAAAGAGGCTTCGTTCACTGTTTTCTTGTGTCGGTATGTCCGGTTTCCTGGTGACAATCATTTTTATAGCAAGGCCCGTGTTCTCAAAAAGGTTTCAGCGTCCTACAACACCTATTTCAACAAGCTATCGTGGAGGCTGCTTGGGTTTTCACTGACGGTTTTATGCTCCTGGCGATAGTTTTCAAAGGCTACCACACCATGAACAGGGAGGATATGTGATAACTTCATTagccttctcttcatcctctgaAAATTGTCCTAATGAGAGTTGAACCCATTTAAACATCCGGCCTTATACTTACGTAGTGTTTAATCCCCATGTAAATCAGTGCTATACGATCCCCTCCCTTATGCTGTATCACAACTTAAAGTCCCGGtgaattattatttattttttgtgttggcGGTTTTCGTATAATTGGGTGACGAATTATTACGCGGCGCTCGGTCCTCATGTGCAACAGCGATAAACGATCAACTAAAAGCCTTGCCAAGTACATTCATCCGTTGCCAGTTTGATTTATCGAGTGACATAAATAACTACAGAGCGTTTGATCCACATGTATTGCACCGATAAACAATCAACTCCCAAATGGTGCATTGCAAAGGGAAaaagaattatattattttatttgcgtTGCCGGTATTGAGTTTATTCGGTGACATGAAGATACGGACTTTCTTTATTGTGAGTTGAGTAGTCAGAAAGCAATACAACCTTAAATTTTCGTATTCTGAAGTGGATACCATGCCTGACTATTAAAGTATTTCCTGATGTCATACCTCATATATTAAAACAGAATGCTAGTGGGATCGATCCTTACGTAAAAGTCCCATTCCTCGGGCAAGTCACATTATGCATGGAGCTGATAACAGATAGACAACAGAAGCAACAGAGTGGTAACCCAGGATTATAGAAGATAGGACAGACACAAGCTGGATGGATTTCAGTCACACCCGACGGAGGTGCGGAACATTTGGAAAGGTTTTGCCATGCCACGGACTTCTAATGATTGTAGCTGAtgttaatgatgttgatgattatgatgatgagggggaggaagagaagcaagaaagaCCACTCGGTCCTTCAGATTAGCCGTCCCATCCCACGGCCTCTGATCCCCATGTAATAGAATCACAAACGATCTAATTCTCATGCCTCGATTCGTGCACACTCGCCGGTAACTGAACCCTTTCCTCGGTGCCTGCAGCTCGCCGGTgacctttcttccattcttggCTGAACCAGATTCGGGAAAAAAGTCTCCTGGTTTATATTATTAATACAAAAAACTAGACTTCACCTTTCAACCAGACAaactttcactctcttcctccttcagtaacACGCGGCGGACGGACGGGAGCCTTTCTACTTCGAGTCTACCCTTCACAAGACTCTGCGCTCCTATTCTTAtaacatttcctctcctcttaccgaTGCACTCTCAACACATTTGTTACTCCGGCAACCCTACCCCGTGCCCACACAACAGGTGACGCCACGCAGGGGACCTTTACTCCCCTGTATGGCGTGTCTGAAGGGGCACGGGGTGGGAGGGAGAACGGGGCGGGGGCTCGCACATAAAGGAAGTTCAAGGAGGGGGGCGGGGATGGCCTCGGGGTGACATGATGCAGCACAGTTTTGCAAGTATTCACACCTTTCCCATTCAGCCATACACGTCCCGCTCTGACCATCGCTTTCGTTGTCACAGAGATtcacaggtaaaaaaataaaaaaaacctatCCAGTCTGTATATGTCCCTGCTAATTACTCCCATTATAACTTTTCCGTCTACATTCGCTCATGCTTTCTTTGAGGCGTATAAAAACAAGACAATTTCCTTCACTTTGTATTATatcaacctttctttctcttgccaCACGATTTTCTATTCgactttctattctctcttcatCTTGCTCATCCTTTCACACTTAATAATGAGACACTTTCccgcgtgtgggtgtgggtgtgggtgtaggtgtgggtgtgttttaTTAATAATTACTTTCCTGCTTTCCTCGATATCCAAGTTTTTCTTTGTGGTCTTGTcacgcctctgtgtgtgtgtgtgtgtgtgtgtgtgtgtgtgtgtgtgtgtgtgtgtgtgtgtgtgtgttatcatctattctttcccttttccttactctctttaTCTCTAAAATGATATGATCTGCATTATTTCAGTTCTCCCTGCCGCTCATATTTTctcccaaacttttttttttttttatcttctctcactttcccgtcctctctctatttttttttttgttcccctttccttccttaaaatTCTTAGACAAAATAAGACACACTCCTGTttgattttttgttcttttgtattttttttctctcttgctccAGGCCACACGATTATCTCCTGGTTTACTTTCTTTTAAATGTAACGTGATACCACCCTCTGTTGTATTGTATCAAcctttgttcctctctcttccctgccaGCCACTCATGCCCTACGAGTTCGCATACGAGGTGAAAGACGACGCCACGACCAATTACCAGAACAGAGTGGAGTTCGTTGAGGATGGCGTGTTGCGGGGGAGCTACAGCCTCCTCTCCCCTGACGGTGTGGTTCGAACTTCCGTCTATTCCGACACCGGCAATGGCTTCGAGGTGAGTTACTCGGCATTAGGGCGGCGACGAGAGCCTACGAACGCCGTTAGAATGGCAAAGAATGAAGTTTGGCATATTACTGAGTAGCGACATAGATATTGCAGAAGTCAGGACAGAGAAAATAGGTGGAAATATGAAATTTAAACCCATGCTGGAGCAGGAAAGAGCACAAAatatgaaaagtagaaaatactGGAAAGGCATTTGTCTGTAgcgactgatgatgatggtgatgataaaggcattGAGGAGAGCATACGAGCGTCTTTAAAATACCAGGAATAGATGTTGGACATAGATGCTGCCCGTAGATggagtttcatttttttcttactaaCAGTTACTATATACTATATTATGGAAGTAAATCTAAAGTAAATATTTGTCTGCGatcaaacacataaaaaaacactgCATACCAGGAAAGAAAGGGAGCTTGTAAATTACACCGGCGAGTGAAATCGTCTTTCTTGTTTGCCTTCATCAAGCCGGTCTGTACGATGACTAAGGCACATGCAGCACATTCCTGACACACACTGTACCCCCTGAACAAGTCCTGCTGAAGGCACTTACTCATGAGGCCGCTCGCACCACAACGTTTGTCGCATCAAGATTTTCTATTCAGCGTATCATTCATGACACCCGCTTTCCTCTCTGAGCCAATCCTGCTAAAAACATTTATACTGCCGGCTTCGCTGCTTCATTCGTCCTAttaccgttttctttttcatgtgtATGAGCTTTGAGACTCAGCAAAATGAGAACTTTAATGTTTCGTTTTCTTTGCCAGTTGTATAAAGTTTTGGTGCGAAAATATAACAGTCTACCCGGCAATGGGGAACAGTTGATATATAAttacgacgacaacaacaacaatactagaagtgaaaatatgataataataataataataataataataataataataataataataataataataataataataataataataataataaaataatgaggtAACAAAAATTGACCATCCTCCCGGTTGGACACAAATCCTTCAACATGGCGCCTCTTTCCGTCCTCCCACAGGTGACCCTCCACGAAGTGCCAACAGACATCGTGGTCATCGGCTCAGGCCTCCCTGGTGACCCCGCGCTCAAGGCCGGGGGCACGTACAGGTACTACGACTCTCGCGACTCAGGCTCAAGGGAGTCCTTCCGGCCATCTTTCAGCAGGAGCGGTGGATTTGAGGCTTTCTCTAAAGCATCAGAAGGGTTTGACGGGTCTTCAAGAGGGTCAGCTATCTTTAGTTCATCGAGCAACAGAGACTTTTCATCGAAAAATAAACAGTCAAGTCGCGAAGAGTCATCCAGGCGCGAAGAATCGGAAAGGCGCGAAGAATCGTCGAGACGCGATGAGTCAAGACGCGAAGAATCGTCGAGACGCGATGAGTCAAGACGCGAAGAATCCGAAGGCTCCAGATTTGAATTTTTAACGAATGACAAGAGTGCCTTGGAAGCCTTCGACAGGGAGAGCGCCAGCCAAGGCTTCTCTGGTGGGTCTAGGGACTCCGAGGCTTCGTCGAGACGCAAAGAGTCAAGACGCGAAGAATCCGAAGGCTACAAATATGAATTGTTGACGAATGACAAGAGTGCCTTGGAAGCCTTCGACAGGGAGAGCGCCAGCCAAGGCTTCTCTGGCGGGTCTAGGGACTCCGAGGCTTCGTCGAGACACGAAGAGTCTGGAGGCTTTGGAGAGTTCTCGCATGCCTTCGCGTCATCGTTCTCCCAGCAGGGAGGATCTGGAGGTGGATCAGGTGGTGGATCTGGAGGTGGATCAGGTGGTGGATCTGGTGGTGGATTAGGTGGTGGATTTGGTGGTGGATCAGGTGGTGGATCTGAGGGTGGATCAGGTGGATCAAGAGGTGGATTCGGTGGTGGATCTGAGGGTGGATCATTAGGTGGATCTGGAGGATCAAGTGGTGGATCTGGTGGTGGATCAGGGGGTGGATTTGTTGGAACTGGTAGTGGATCAGGTCACGGTGGATCTGGTGGTGGATCAGGTGGTGGATATGAGGGTGGATTAGGTGGTGGATCAGGGGGTGGATTCGGTGGTGGATCTGAGGGTGGATCATTTGGTGGTGAATTTGGTGGATCAGGTGGTGGATCTGGTGGTGGATCAGATGGTGGATCTGGAGGTGGGTCAAGTGGTGGATCTGGTGGTGGATCAGGGGGTGGATTTGTTGGAACTGGTGGTGGATCAGGTCACGGTGGATCAAGTGGTGGATCTGACGGTGGATCAGGTGGCGGATtcggtggtggttctggtggatCAGGTGGGGGATCACATGGTGGTTCAAGTGGATCAGGTGGCGGATccggtggtggttctggtggatCAGGTCGCGGATCACATGGTGGTTCTGGTGGATCAGGTGGCGGATCAGGTGGCGGATCACATGGTGGTTTAGGTGGATCAGGTGGCGGATTCGGTGGTGAATTTGGTGGATCAGGTGGCGGATccggtggtggttctggtggatCAGGTGGCGGATccggtggtggttctggtggatCAGGTGGGGGATCACATGGTGGTTCTGGTGGATCAGGTGGCGGATCACATGGTGGTTCAGGTGGATCAGGTGGCGGATTCGGAGGTGGATCTGGTGGATCAGGTGGCGGATCACATGGTGGTTCAGGTGGATCAGATGGCGGATTCGGTGGTGGATCTGGTGGATCAGGTGGCGGATTCGGAGTTGGATCTGGTGGATCAGGTGGCGGATCACATGGTGGTTCAGGTGGATCAGATGGCGGATTCGGTGGTGAATTTGGTGGATCAGGTGGCGGATTCGGTGGTGAATTTAGTGGATCAGGTGGCGGATCACATGGTGGTTCAGGTGGATCAGATGGCGGATTCGGTGGTGGATCTGGTGGATCAGGTGGCGGATTCGGAGTTGGATCTGGTGGATCAGGTGGCGGATCACATGGTGGTTCAGGTGGATCAGATGGCGGATTCGGTGGTGGATCTGGTGGATCAGGTGGGGGATCACATGGTGGTTCTGGTGGATCAGATGGCGGATTCGGTGGTGGATCTGGTGGATCAGGTGGGGGATCACATGGTGGTTCTGGTGGATCAGATGGCGGATTCGGTGGTGGATCTGGTGGATCCGGTGGCGGATCACATGGTGGTTCTGGTGGATCAGATGGCGGATTCGGTGGTGGATCTGGTGGATCAGGTGGGGGATCACATGGTGGTTCTAGTGGATCAGGTGGCGGATCACATGGTGGTTTAAGTGGATCAGATGGCGGATTCGGTGGTGGATCTGGTGGATCAGGTGGCGGATTCGGAGTTGGATCTGGTGGATCAGGTGGCGGATCACATGGTGGTTCAGGTGGATCAGATGGCGGATTCGGTGGTGGATCTGGTGGATCAGGTGGGGGATCACATGGTGGTTCTGGTGGATCAGATGGCGGATTCGGTGGTGGATCTGGTGGATCAGGTGGGGGATCACATGGTGGTTCTAGTGGATCAGGTGGTGAATTCGGTGGTGGATTTGGTGGATCAGGTGGCGGATCACATGGTGGTTCAGGTGGATCAGATGGCGGATTCGGTGGTGGATCTGGTGGATCAGGTGGGGGATCACATGGTGGTTCTAGTGGATCAGATGGCGGATTCGGTGGTGGATCTGGTGGATCAGGTGGGGGATCACATGGTGGTTCAGGTGGATCAGGTGACGGATTCGGTGGTGGATCTGGTGGCGGATCCGATGGTGGATCAGGTGGATCAGGTGGCGAGTTCGGTGGTGGATCTGGTGGATCATTTGGCGGATCACATGGAGGTTCAGGTGGATCAGGTGGGGGATCCGGTGGTGGATCTGGTGGATCAGGTGGCGGATCCGATGGTGGATCAGGTAGTGGTTCAGGTGGATCAGGTGGCGGATTCGGTGGGGGATCTGGTGGATCACATGGTGGTTCAGGTGCATCAGGTGGGGGATCCGGTGGTGGATCTAGTGGATCAGGTGGCGGATCACATGGTGGTTCAGGTGGAGGATTCGGTGGTGGATCTGGTGGATCAGGTGGCGGATCACATGGTGGTTCAGGTGGATCAGGTGGGAGATCCGGTGGTGGATCAAGTGGCGGATCCGATGGTGGATCAGGTGGCGGATTCGGTGGTGGACTTGATATTGGACTCGGTTTTGGAACTGATGGACCTGGTGGATCAGGATCTGGTATTGAACTCGGTTTGGGACTTGGTGGTGGACCTGGTATTGAGCTCGGGTTTGGAACTGATGGACCTGGTGGATTCGGTGGTGAACCTGGTGGATCAGGAGGTGGATTCGGTGGTGGACCTGGTGGATCAGGTGGCGGATCACATGGTGGTTCAGGTGGATCAGGTGGCGGATccggtggtggttctggtggatCAGGTGGTGGATTCGATGGTGGATCAGGTGGTGGTTCAGGTGTATCAGGTGGCGGATTCGGTGGTGGACTTGATATTGGACTCGGTTTTGGAGCTGGTGATGGACCTGGTGGGTCAGGAGGTGGACTTGGTGGATCAGTTGGCGGATTCGGTGGTCGACCTGGTGGATCAGATGGTGGATTCGGTGATGGATCAGGTGGGTCAGGTGGATTCGGTGGCGGATTCGGAGGTGGACCAGGAGGTGGATTCGGTGGTGGATCAGGTGGATCAGGTGGATCAGGTGGATTCGGTGGCGGATTCGGTGGTGGACCAGGAGGTGGATTCGGTGGTGGATCAGGTGGATCAGGTGGATTCGGTGGCGGATTCGGTGGTGGACCAGGAGGTGGATTCGGTGGTGGATCAGGTGGATCAGGTGGTGGATctggtggtggagcaggtggaTCTGGTGGCGGGGTCAGTGGTGGAGgggccggcggcggcggcgtcaacCTACAGGACAAGGCCGTGTTCATCATTCACCCTGACTTCTTCAAGACCGGCGCGGGCGCCGGCCTGACGGGCCTGCCGGAAGTGACGGAGCCCATTATTATCGTGAGTGACAATAAATTTGCCCAGGGTGGGGGTGGGGCTGGCGTAGGTTTCAGTAATGCTCTGGGCGGAGGAGGGTTTGCGGGAGCCTTTAGCAGCGTGAACAGGCTGggagaggctgctgctgctgacacCACAGCGGCTCACTCAAGCGGTGCTGCATCAACTGCTACCGCCGAAGAAGTAAGTACATCCTCTGGTAAAAGTGGATCGACCTCGACCAGTGCCATTGAAAGCGCTTCATCCTTAGGCAGTGCCTCAATAAGCGCTTCTTCTCCAAGCAGTGAAGGCTTCGTTGCATCCACCTTCAGCTCCAACGGATTGACTGTTGGAAGTGCGACAGGTGATTCTACCTCTGCCTCGAGTGGATCATTTGGAAGAAGTACCATCGAAAATGTCTCATCCTCAGCTAGTGCCGCTGAAGGAGCATCTTCAAGTGGTGCTACAAAGAGTGCTTCATTCTCCAGTGCAAGTGAATCATCGGGCAGCGCCACTGATGGTGCTTCTTTTTTAACTAGTGCTTCCGAAGGTGGTTCATCCTCCCACGGATCAGTTTCCTCAGGGAGTGGAACTGAAGGCGCCTTTTTATTTGATGCAAGTGGATCTTCCCTAGGCAGTGCGGCTGAAGTTGATACTTCTTTAGGCAGTGCCGCTGAAGTAGCCTCCTCAAGCAGTGCCACTGAAGTGGCCTCCTCAGGCAGTGCCGCTGAAGTGACCTTCTCAGGTAGTGCCGCTGAAGTGGCCTCCTCAAGCGGTGCCGCTGAAGTGACCTCCTCAAATAGTGCCGCTGAAGTGACCTCAAGCAATGCCGCTGCAGCGGCTTCCTCAGGCAGTGCCGCTGAAGGTGTTTCTTCTTCGAGCAGTGGAGGGTTCGATGCATCTACATTCAACTCTAGAAAACTATCTGTAGAAAGCAGCACAAAagattcttcatcttcttccagcAGAAAAGGTGGAGTTCTAACAATTACTTCCTCTAGCTTGGATGGATCATCTGGTATCAACAAAGCGGTAACTGATGAGTCGTCTGGCAGGGGACAATCAGTTCTCGATAGTGGAGCATCAGGAGGaacaaaaaatattgaaaaggcAGCCAATGCAAAACCAGCTTCTTCGGGTCAAATTGGGCTGAATGGATTTAGCACGTCCTTCAGTGAAGGCGGATCACAACAGTTTATAATATCCTCTAGTGGAGACGCATCCAGGTTTGACTCCCACAGATTTTCCAGCAGTGGATCCGGTGGCTCTTCAAGCAGTGGGGCGTCAAGCAGTGCCATTTTGCACAGCCAAAGCGGTGGTGACTTAAAACTGCAGGCACCGGACCAGTTACTGAAGATTCTCAATCCAGGCCAAACAGCTCGCGGGCTTCAGGGTATCCGCGGCAGTTCGGGCCAGGGCGGGGCTGTCTTCTTTACGCAGGAAACTGACCTGGCCTCTTCCCAGGGCGGCAAAACCTCCATCACACAACTGCCAGTCACTCGCGTCACCACCGTGACACACCTCCCTGACGATTCTAAGCAAGGCTCTTCCATCTTGAAAATAGCTGGCAGTTCCACGGGCTTCAAGAATAACCAGAACGTGTTCACAAGCCCACCGTCAGGTGCTGCACGATTCTTTGCATCAGCATCAAACACAAAAACTTTTCAGGCGAGTGGCAAGAAGTCAGCAGGAAACAAAATTGTTAGCATATCCGGCTCAGGAACACTCACGACTCTTCCTACTGGTGACACTGTCCTCGCCTTGGGCAGCAAACAACCCATTGCAATTTCCACTTCCCAGGGCGTCATCAGGAACAGCCGGAGGACCGCGCCCTTTTCCACCACCAACTCGAGGCAGCAACGACCGAGGCGAATCCGAGGGCGGCTTCTGAGGTCACTCTAATTGGCCAAAGAGGTGAAGACACACCTGCATTGAGGTTCACCGTCTCAGCGCCCACTGTTCCTTCAATATGTTAACGTTAGCTTGTACGATAGGCAGAATCGATGTTAATGGCCGCAGTGATCAGATTTTGCTGCTGAAAAGGGTTCATAGAAACTCTGCTTTTATGTtttacacaaacacactctcAGTCATTAACTACATTAATGAAACGAAGAGTTTGTCATTTACCTATTACACAAACACTTCACATATCACTGCACTGTTACTGTCCATACATCATGCCTCTTCCCTTTAATGGCTTGTTTTCATTCGCGAACGAAACGCTGTTACTGTTAGCCAATGCTTAGGTTAGGAACCATGCACACTTGTAGTCATGAGGTGCTgagctctgtgtgtgtatgtgtgtgtgtgtgtgtgtgtgtgtgctaagttATGTGTGTGGATCACTTGATATTGTTGTAACGGTAAGTTATCACGGAGAAGCGTGCTAGGTTTTGTGTGTGGATCACGTCAAGCTGTTTAAACAGAAATGTATCACGAGGTCCATTAGTCGTTaagttatgtttgtgtgtttataacgttgaaattaataaaaaaaatattttttataagCTGAAAAAATGTTTTATTCTAACATCTGGTTACAGGGTTCAATAAACAAACAGGTGCTCTGAGTTCTTGAAATCTATAAAAACAAAGATAAGATTAATCCACAAAGAGGTAATTAACAAAAAGACAAGAATACAAACACTGATGTTCCTGGGGTAACACTTTTAAACTCTCAAAAAGGAAGAGGCTGAGGGAGGATGGAGTGTGCTCCTTACCGGAACAAGCTGGCATGGAGAGCACGGGCGTGGGGGAACCTTCTCTACACGTCACCAACACTCCTGCAACAGATATATAAATTgctataaatggaaggaaaaacgcTTCAATGTTTAAATATGCGTTacatagaaagggaaagggtacGAGGACACTTGATCGAGAtttatgaatggatgaagggctttcatAAGGGTGATGTATAAGGATTTTAGTAGTAGAAGAGCAGAGTACAACACGTAGgctagtaatggatttaaattggataaactcagattcaacaaagacatagcaagaaccagggttgttgattttttttaatttcaagcaagatggcggcactataaaacagttgcctgcgcttccaattggctgggaccaaccaaaagagtaaagatggggccatacgctacagctgagcgtggccgcagtgctcatctccttGGCACGGGCCCCTGACCATTGATGGGAAGAAACCATCACCCCAggacagggtcagcgtgacatccgggttacgacGGTTTATCTTCCCAAAGTTTACCATtgtaagggccgccggcaaccctcacataactttgtgtgtgtgtgtgtgtgtgtgtgtggctctcgcaatctctaagcctttacaaCCATATAtacctatttatcgaccagcccgaaagggaggatgagcagctgggtgagtgggacgctgactgcccaggtcgggattcaaacccagggcGCGGGTTTGTAGCAAGGCATactaaccactagaccatggaggtataaaaaaaacaataaaaaaaatctaatgtcaacaagatgagaaaacagttGCAATAAGCAAATGAACTtaagttgctaacccatggttgccctgcacacattctaaatATTTTGGCTCATGGTTTGGAAATTGGCAACATaaaagaacatgtggttcatgttgtaaTATACTTCTGAagccatcactctgcctcagcaagatgcCGTCAGAAAGGCGGTCAGTGTCTTGTTCTGCTCCAGGACACTGGATGGACCAGGTGTGGCTGACGGAAGATATGTATAATGAACTAACAGCTCAGGTAAAAATtttgtgaagttgacagggaaaataTGGATATCGAGGTTagagagtgttttctttgtttatttctccattctATGTTGTTGCTCAGCAAtgagatcaagatttaaatcaatgacaaaaaaaaatcaaataatataaatcttgatttaaatcaatgatttaaaaaaataatttgatttaagttttgatttaaatcaacttgatttaaatcaaacaaccctggcAAGAACTGCTTTACTAATATTGTGGTGGATGAGTGCAGCAATcactcatgtggtgagtgccaatatgataTATAGCTCCAAGGAAAGcttacataaattcatggatactGAGGATAAATGGGGTTAGGATGACAAAAACCTGCCTTGTATGGGCATTCCGGACTCTTGcagattatatgtgtgtgtgtgtgtgtgtgtgtgtgtgtgtgtgtgtgtgtgtgtgtgtgtgtgtgtgtgtgtgtgtgtgtgtgtgtatctatgtgataaagaaagagaaagagaaagataaggagaattcaaatattcgtgtatttaatcATTcacctatttatttactttacatccggttaaaaatatacatattttaGTACGTTCCCGAACATTGGTGTGTCGCAGCTGCATTACCTGATATGCTTTTTAAGAAACGATGGCTCGGCAGATCTCTAAAGCTGCTGAGATAATCCACATAATTAACTCATCCCACCACACACCTGCACCTTCCCAAGCCCTGCCTCCAGCGTCACCTGCTCTGCGCCACGCCTCCTGCTGTGCTCCACCGTCCCCTTCCTCAGGTGCCCGTTTCCAACCTTGCTGCATCAACCTTCACACCAGGAGCCTTCCTCGTACCTTTAGCTGTCCCTTGACTTCCATAATCTCTCTCTGCATTTCAATAGTTGATATAATTTTCCCGTAAGGCTCTCATTTCTTATCTCTGCGTCTATCATTTTTTTCGCTGCGAATATTGACTATCAAATGTTCAGGATTCCAAAATGGTTGTCTGTTAACTTGTAAAAAACAAAATTGCTTATTCCCAGTTGCCTATTCGGTGAAGTTCCCTCGAAGC containing:
- the LOC127001562 gene encoding uncharacterized PE-PGRS family protein PE_PGRS54-like isoform X26; the protein is MWKVVVVAAALSVAAVAGEGGQEAQLSGPGLSLGELLRGSRESSGEYRVRHFGRGGGDDDDSEEFPPLMPYEFAYEVKDDATTNYQNRVEFVEDGVLRGSYSLLSPDGVVRTSVYSDTGNGFEVTLHEVPTDIVVIGSGLPGDPALKAGGTYRYYDSRDSGSRESFRPSFSRSGGFEAFSKASEGFDGSSRGSAIFSSSSNRDFSSKNKQSSREESSRREESERREESSRRDESRREESSRRDESRREESEGSRFEFLTNDKSALEAFDRESASQGFSGGSRDSEASSRRKESRREESEGYKYELLTNDKSALEAFDRESASQGFSGGSRDSEASSRHEESGGFGEFSHAFASSFSQQGGSGGGSGGGSGGGSGGGSGGGLGGGFGGGSGGGSEGGSGGSRGGFGGGSEGGSLGGSGGSSGGSGGGSGGGFVGTGSGSGHGGSGGGSGGGYEGGLGGGSGGGFGGGSEGGSFGGEFGGSGGGSGGGSDGGSGGGSSGGSGGGSGGGFVGTGGGSGHGGSSGGSDGGSGGGFGGGSGGSGGGSHGGSSGSGGGSGGGSGGSGRGSHGGSGGSGGGSGGGSHGGLGGSGGGFGGEFGGSGGGSHGGSGGSDGGFGGGSGGSGGGFGVGSGGSGGGSHGGSGGSDGGFGGGSGGSGGGFGVGSGGSGGGSHGGSGGSDGGFGGGSGGSGGGSHGGSGGSDGGFGGGSGGSGGGSHGGSGGSDGGFGGGSGGSGGGSHGGSGGSDGGFGGGSGGSGGGSHGGSSGSGGGSHGGLSGSDGGFGGGSGGSGGGFGVGSGGSGGGSHGGSGGSDGGFGGGSGGSGGGSHGGSGGSDGGFGGGSGGSGGGSHGGSSGSGGEFGGGFGGSGGGSHGGSGGSDGGFGGGSGGSGGGSHGGSSGSDGGFGGGSGGSGGGSHGGSGGSGDGFGGGSGGGSDGGSGGSGGEFGGGSGGSFGGSHGGSGGSGGGSGGGSGGSGGGSDGGSGSGSGGSGGGFGGGSGGSHGGSGASGGGSGGGSSGSGGGSHGGSGGGFGGGSGGSGGGSHGGSGGSGGRSGGGSSGGSDGGSGGGFGGGLDIGLGFGTDGPGGSGSGIELGLGLGGGPGIELGFGTDGPGGFGGEPGGSGGGFGGGPGGSGGGSHGGSGGSGGGSGGGSGGSGGGFDGGSGGGSGVSGGGFGGGLDIGLGFGAGDGPGGSGGGLGGSVGGFGGRPGGSDGGFGDGSGGSGGFGGGFGGGPGGGFGGGSGGSGGSGGFGGGFGGGPGGGFGGGSGGSGGFGGGFGGGPGGGFGGGSGGSGGGSGGGAGGSGGGVSGGGAGGGGVNLQDKAVFIIHPDFFKTGAGAGLTGLPEVTEPIIIVSDNKFAQGGGGAGVGFSNALGGGGFAGAFSSVNRLGEAAAADTTAAHSSGAASTATAEEVSTSSGKSGSTSTSAIESASSLGSASISASSPSSEGFVASTFSSNGLTVGSATGDSTSASSGSFGRSTIENVSSSASAAEGASSSGATKSASFSSASESSGSATDGASFLTSASEGGSSSHGSVSSGSGTEGAFLFDASGSSLGSAAEVDTSLGSAAEVASSSSATEVASSGSAAEVTFSGSAAEVASSSGAAEVTSSNSAAEVTSSNAAAAASSGSAAEGVSSSSSGGFDASTFNSRKLSVESSTKDSSSSSSRKGGVLTITSSSLDGSSGINKAVTDESSGRGQSVLDSGASGGTKNIEKAANAKPASSGQIGLNGFSTSFSEGGSQQFIISSSGDASRFDSHRFSSSGSGGSSSSGASSSAILHSQSGGDLKLQAPDQLLKILNPGQTARGLQGIRGSSGQGGAVFFTQETDLASSQGGKTSITQLPVTRVTTVTHLPDDSKQGSSILKIAGSSTGFKNNQNVFTSPPSGAARFFASASNTKTFQASGKKSAGNKIVSISGSGTLTTLPTGDTVLALGSKQPIAISTSQGVIRNSRRTAPFSTTNSRQQRPRRIRGRLLRSL